The sequence below is a genomic window from Bacteroidales bacterium.
TTACTATAAAGATGGAATTCCATACACAATTGACGAATCGGAGCTGCCGCTGAAACTGCCTGCTGTGGATGCCTACCTGCCAACAGAAACCGGTGAACCGCCGCTGGCGAGGGCAAAAAACTGGAAAACCAAAGAAGGCTATCCGCTGGAAACCAATACTATGCCGGGCTTTGCAGGCTCCAGCGCATATTATTTACGGTATATGGATCCGCATAATGAGCAGGAATATTTTTCAAAGGAAGCAAACCAATACTGGCAAAATGTTGACCTTTACATAGGTGGCGCCGAACATGCCACAGGGCATCTGATTTATTCGCGTTTCTGGAACAAGTTTTTATACGACCTCGGGCTCACAGCTAAAGACGAACCGTTTAAGAAACTTATCAATCAGGGGATGATACAGGGCCGTTCAAATATTATTTACAGGGTAAAAGGTGAAAATAAGTATGTTTCTTTAAATCTTATAAATGATTTCGAAACAACTCCAATTCATATTGATGTTAATCTGGTGGATAATGATATTCTTGATGTTGAAGCATTAAAAAAATCTTCTCCGGATTACGCAGCATCGGAATTTATTTTAGAAAATGGCAAATTTGTTTGTGGATGGGCTGTAGAAAAAATGTCGAAATCTTTGCTGAATGTTGTCAATCCTGATGAACTTGTTGAAAAATATGGTGCCGATACAGTACGTTTGTATGAAATGTTCTTAGGGCCGCTCGAGATGCACAAACCCTGGGATACCAACGGCATTGAAGGCGTATTTCGTTTTATCAGGAAACTCTGGCGGCTTTATCACGACAACAATAACAATTTTGCTTTGAGCGATGAAGAACCCACCATGGATGAGTTGCGCGTGATACATAAAACCATAAAAAAAGTCAAGGAAGATATTGAGCGTATCTCATTCAATACAGCTGTCAGCAGCTTTATGATTTGTGTTAATGAACTTACCGAATTAAAATGCAATAAAAGAAAAGTGTTGAGTGAACTGTCCCTCATCCTCTCGCCCTTTGCACCGCATATTGCCGAAGAGTTGTGGTCATTACTGGGTAATACTCAAAGCATATTCAACGCTAAGTTTCCGGATTATGATGAGAAATATTTACAGGTAAATTCATTTGCTTATCCGGTTTCTTTCAACGGAAAGATGCGTTTTAAGTTAGAATTGCCCCTGGAAATGGCTATTCCCGATATTGAAAACGCAGTACTTGAGGCTAAAGAATCTGAAAAGTGGCTTGCAGGTTCAAAGCCTAAAAAAATCATTGTTGTAGCAGGGAAAATTATTAATGTAGTTATTTGATTATTAAAGAGATGCGTTTTGCTTTTTGGATTTGGAACAGAATTTGCTTTTTTGTAAGATAAACTCTAAAAAAATGAAGACAAAAATTGTTTTATCGGTAATGGCAGTTTTTATTGCTTCTTTAAGTTTTGCCCAGCTACGTGTAGAAACCAACAATGCGTTTGAGCGGGGCGAGTATCTTAACTATAAAGCATATTATCATTCGGTGCTGACCGGCGAAGTTGTCGCAGGAAACTGCTCTTTCGAGGTGAAAAAAGAAGATAAAAAAATCAATAACAGAAGCACTTACCACATTGAGGTTATTGGCAAGACCAAGGGCGTGTTCAATTGGTTTTTCAAGGTTATTGACCGCTATGAAACATACATTGATGAAATAGCGCTAGTACCTTGGCTTTTTATGCGCCGTGTTAATGAGGGGGGGTATATAATAAATCAGGACATCACATTCAATCAACTGAAAAATGTTGCACATTTTGTTGACAATAAAACCACAAGAACTGCCGATGTGCCAACCCCGGATAACATTCATGACCTGCTTTCTGCTATATATTATTGTCGTACTATGGATGTTCAGAAAATGGGAGCCAATGAAGATTTCAAGGTTAAATTTATGCTTGACGATACCGTATATTCTACAAAAGTTATTTATCTGGGAAAAGAAACACTGGTTACCAGTATCGGCAAGATACGCTGCATAAAACTTAAACCTCAGGTACTGACCGGTACGGTTTTCAAAGACCCATACCCTGTTACTTTATGGGTGAGCGATGATGCAAATAAACTTCCCATTCTTGGAGAATCTGAAATTCTGGTGGGAAAGGTAAAAATGGAGCTGATTGATTACAGAAACCTGAAAAACCCTTTTACCGCAAGGGTAAAATAATTTGAAATAATTTCCATTTCAGAAAATTCTTTTTGTAATTTCGTGAAAAACAAATTATGAAAGCACTGAATTTTTTAGTGTGCATAATGTTTGCGGGCACGTTTGCATTTGCACAACAAATTGACAAAAGCCAGGTGCCTATGTCGGTGAAAAAAATGCTGTTCACCAAAATTCATGATACGTTAACTCCTACGTGGGTGAAAGAAAGCGAAACATATCATGCATCCTATATCAATGGAGAGTTAACGGCAGTAATTGATATAAAGCAAACCGGCGAATGGCTTAAAACCGTCTGGAGCCTTCCTTATAAATATGTTCCTCAAAAAATTAAAGATAATATACTGGCAAATTATGAAGGATATAAAACACTGAAAGTTACAATACAATATCGCCTTGACGGGGATTATTATGTTGTGGATATTAAAAAGAAAAAAGACACTAAAACCTTGCTGTATAATATTAAGGGGGAGTTTGTGAAGAACGAATCTGAAACAACGCCACCTGTGCCGGTCCCCAGTAATAAATAGGGTCTATGAAAAAAGCATTGCTGTTTTCATATGTATTTTTGCTGACAATTTTTGCTCACGCACAGGCCGATACATCTTCTGCACAGAAATATGCCCTTGTAATTCACGGAGGCGCAGGAAATATAACGCCTGATAATATCAGCGAAGAAAAAGAAAAAGCATACACACTGGCATTAACAAAAGCTCTGCTTATAGGGGATTCCATATTAAAAAATAACGGCACGGCTATGGATGCCGTAGAATATGTTATCCGCTATATGGAAGATTGTCCGTTATTTAACGCAGGCAAGGGAGCTGTTTATACCAGCGATGGCACTATAGAATTGGATGCTTCGGTAATGGATGGCAAAACCTCAAAGGCAGGTGCCGTTGCCGGAGTAAAAACAATAAAAAACCCGGTTTCTGCAGCGAGGCTTGTGATGGAAAAAACTCCTCATGTATTTCTTATTGGTTCTGGCGCAGATAAATTTGCAGCTGATGAAGGCCTTGATATAGTGGATTCAAGCTATTTTTATACAGAAGAGCGTTGGAAACAGTATAAAGGAAAATCATCCCCTGAAAATAAAAAAGGTACCGTTGGCGCTGTAGCGCTTGATATAAATGGCAATCTTGCTGCCGGAACGTCAACGGGAGGAATGAGTAATAAAAAATACGGGCGTGTGGGAGATTCGCCGGTAATCGGAGCCGGCACTTATGCAAATAATCTTACTTGTGCTGTTTCATGTACGGGACACGGTGAATATTTTATTAGAAATGTGGTGGCTTATGATGTTTCTGCTATAATGCAATATGCTAAGCTTTCTTTGCAGGAAGCTACAGAAACAATAATTCTGGATAAATTGAAAAAACAGGGTGCAGAAGGAGGTTTGATTGGAATAGATAACAAAGGAAATTATGTTATGATTTTTAATACTGCAGGAATGTTCCGGGGATATATTAATTCAGAAGGCCATAAAGAAGTTATGCTTTATGGAAGTAATTGATGTTTATTTTAAATTTAATATATTTGTAAAAAAAAAAATTATGAAAAAGGTTTCTATTTTATTCTTGTTTGTGTTTTGTGGCATGATAAGTTATGCACAGAACAATTTATCAGGACTTAGCAATATTGCTTTTTCCGAGATTAAATCTACATTACCTGATTCTCCTAAAACCGCACTGGATTTTACGGATACATTAATATATCCGATGTTTAAGGCGACTGATTTTTCATTTTTTTTGGTTGCTGATAATCCTTCATATTGTATTTCTGTGGGGCAGTATTTTGATTGTCCCCAGGCAGTTACTGTTAAGGGCGCTGTTTTTTATGGTGTTGCGTATATGGTGCCTACGGTTAATGTGACGGTTGAACTATTTTTGGCCGGGCCCGATTCATTACCCACAGGTACGGCTTTGGCATCCAAAACAATGTCCGTTGATTCTGTTCAGGCACATGTTCACAGGCTGGCCATGTTTGATACGCCTCAAGCGGTTACACAGCCATATGTAGTTACCGTAACATGTCCTTCCATTACTTTTCCTTTTATTATAGGAGCCAGCGATCCGGCAGCTAATGATGGCCAGGGAGAATGGCTTGCCGTTATCAAGCAATCCGGAGTTTGGAAAAAATCCAAACAATTTTCCGGTGGTGCAAAGGATTTTGATTTTTATATTGCCCCCGTGGTTGAATATGATATTGCTGATGTTACATTTTCGATGGACTCAACATGTATAACTGATGACGGGGAAATTATAGATTTTAATTTGATTAATTCAGGAATATTTCAAGAGAGGATGTATAATTATAATGCTGCCGTTGACTCTGCCATTTATCAGTTTGCCTGGAATTTTGGTGATACCGCCGATACCATATTTGGTATGGATACTTCGCATCAATATGCAGTAGCTTCTCCCTATGTTGTCAGGCTTGGTTATTATTACAGGGGCTGGTACAATTTTGTTGCCCCTGCTATTGTACAGAAAAACCTTCCCACATGCTTAACGCCGGATGTTTCAGATACCTTGCTTTATCCGGCATTCAAAACCACTTCCTATAATTATTTTGAAGTTACTTACGATTCATCAAAATGTATTTCGGTGGGGCAGTATTATAATTGTCCTCAGACACTTGATGTTATGGGTGTGGTTTTCTACGGCCTCTCTTACCCGGACTCAATTATTGATGTTACCGTTGAACTGTATCTGGCCGGGCCTGACTCTTTACCTTTGGGGCCGGCGCTGGTATCACAGACTTTTGAGGTTGACTCTTTTCAGGCACATGTTCACAGAGTGTTAATGTTTAGTACTCCCCAAACGGTAGATCAGCCTTATGTAATAACAATTACTTATGAAGATTCCGTTTCTTCATTTATAATTATTACCAGTGATACTGCAACTAATGACGGACAAGGCGAATGGCTTGCCCTGATTAAACAGCCCGCTGATTCAGCATACAAAAAATCACAGCATTTTTCGGGTGGGGCAAAAGACATTGACTTTTTAATTCTACCCGTTGTTAAGTATGACCTCGCAGGTGTTACATTCTCCATGGATCTTGCCTGTCTGAACAGCGACGGGGACTCTGTTAATTTTATTTTAGATTGCCCGGATATTTATAAAGACAGGATGTACAATTCCTATGCTGCAGCCGACTCTGCAAAATACCAGTTTGCATGGAATTTCGGAGACACACAGGATACTATTTATGCTTTGGACACTTCACATATTTACGAAACTCTTGGGGCATATACTATAAACCTGGGGTATGGATTTGCCGGATGGTATAATTTTATCCTGCCTCAAATAACATCACAATATCTTGATATCTGCACTGGTGTTACAAATATAAATTCTGATGACATTATAATTTACCCGAACCCTGCAAATGATTTTATATACATTGAAAATGCAGAAAATACAAGTGTTGAGATATATAATTTACTTGGAGCGATTGTCATAAGTAAATCCATCACACAAAACAGAGAGTTGTTTTCGCTTGACGGTTTAACCAAGGGGAGTTACTTGATTAAGGTAACTGACTCGTCAGGTTTGATTAATCGTAAGGTAGTTTTTATTAAGCTATAAAGCAAAAAGTCCCTGAAGAGGGACTTTTTTTTACGTTTGAGGCTTATTTTTATCCGCACTTGGCATCACCGCAGGAAGTACATTTTAAGCAACCTTCAGTATATATCAGTGTGGTTTGCCCACATTTTGAACATTTTTCTCCCGGAGCTTCTGTCCCGTTTGGAATAAACTTTTTCAGAGTCCTCACAACGCCGTTTTTCCATGTGTTGATTGAATCGCTGTCGAGGCGAAGGTTTGAGATAAGGTCAACAACATAAATCAATGGCATACCGTGCCTTAAGATGCCTGAAATCAGTTTTGCGTAGTTCCAGTATTCTGTGTCGAAAGAACGTGACAGCCCTTCTACTGTGGTTTTATATCCCTGTTTATCTTCGTACTGAAAATCATACCTTGTATTGTCAACATCATCTTTGCTTTTAAGCACCCAGCCTTTTTCAACATAAGGTGGCAGGTAAAAATCTTCGGCCTTACCGGTAAAAATTTCGTAAGGTTTATTATTTATATGTCCGACTACTGCAATCCATTTTTCTTTGGCATTCTGAAAATAAACGATATCGGCATCAAGGCGTTTGGGACGCTGGGGAGCCCGCGTTTCTTTAAATTCACAGGCATCTTCTTTTTTCTCTCCTTCGGAAACCAAAACTCCTGAGCGTGAGCCGTCACGGTATATAGTTACACCTTTACATCCGGATTCCCAAGCTGTCAGGTAAATTTTGCTGACCATTTCTTCTGTGGTTTCTTTAGGCACATTGACAGTTACGCTGATAGAATGGTCAACCCATTTTTGTATGGCCCCTTGCATTTTCACCTTGGCAATCCAGTCAATATCGTTAGCAGTAGCTTTATAATAGGGTGATTTTTTTATAATTGGTGCAAGTTCTTCATCAGAATATGTTTTTATCTGTTCTACATCATAACCTTTTATTTTCAGCCATTTCAGAAATTTCGGGTGGAAAACATTATACTCTTCCCATGAGTCGTTATTCTGGTCAACGAAATTTATGTTTGCATTTTTATCGTTGGGATTGACTTTCCTTCTGCGTTTGTAGTTTACTTTATAAGCAGGTTCTATCCCTGAAGTGGTCTGTGTACAAATACTAACAGTTCCTGTTGGGGCGATGGTAAGCAAGGCAATATTTCTTCTTCCGTGTTTTTCCATTTCGTCATATACCATCGGAGCCGCTTCTTTGATACGTTGGATAAATGGATTGTTCTTTTCTTTTTCTTTATTGTATACTGGGAAAGCCCCGCGTTCCTGGGCTAAAAATACGGAAGAACGATAGGCAACAATAGCCAGTTGTTTATGAACTTCAACCGAAAACTGAATTGCTTCTTCCGAGCCATAGCGGCAACCCAGAGCAGCAAGCATGTCTCCTTCTGCAGTAATTCCTATTCCTGTGCGGCGGCCCTGCATGGTTTTAGCTTTTATTTTTTTCCAGAGAATGCTTTCTATACGCTTTGTTTCTTCGTCTTCGGGGTCGGCATTAATTTTAGCAAGAATGGCATCAATTTTTTCAGTTTCAAGGTCTATTATATCGTCCATTATGCGCTGGGCATAAAAAACATGTTTGTTGAAAAGATCAGAATTAAAATATGCCTCATCCGTAAAAGGGTTTTCAACATAGCTATATAAATTAATAGCAAGTAGGCGGCAGCTGTCGTAAGGACACAAAGGAATTTCTCCGCAAGGATTTGTTGATACCGTAGTAAATCCTAAATCATTATAACAATCAGGAACAGATTCACGAATAATGGTATCCCAGAATAATACGCCGGGTTCAGCTGATTTCCATGCATTACGAATAATTTTATCCCAAAGTTTCCTAGCCTCAATTTCTTTGCTGAGTTTTGGATTTGTTGATTTAATAGGGTATTGTTGTTTATATAAGTTGTTACTAGTAACAGCATGCATGAAATCATCATCAATTTTTACCGAAACATTGGCTCCTGTTACTTTCCCCTGTTCTAGTTTGGCATCAATAAAATCTTCAACATCAGGGTGTTTAATAGATATGCTGAGCATCAGAGCACCTCTGCGGCCATCCTGTGCCACTTCGCGGGTGGAGTTGGAATAACGTTCCATAAAAGGTACGATGCCTGTTGAGGTAAGCGCACTGTTAAGCACCTTGCTTCCCTGTGGACGGATGTGTGAAAGGTCGTGGCCAACGCCGCCGCGTCTTTTCATAAGTTGTACCTGTTCCTGATCCACTTTCATAATCCCCCCGTATGAGTCGGCAGGAGTATCATTACCGATAACAAAACAATTTGACAAAGACGAAATCTGATATTTGTTTCCAATACCTGCCATGGGGCTTCCTTGTGGGATAATGTATCTGAAATCACGGAGTAATTCAAATATTATATCTTCGGAAACAGGATTAGGGTATTTTTTTTCTATACGAGCTATTTCGCTTGCAATACGGCGGTGCATATCATCAGGAGTGCATTCAAGCAATTCACCTTCGCTGTTTTTCAGGGCATATTTATTTATCCACACATCAGCGGCAAGTGTGTCTCCCTTGAAATATTCAATGGTTTGTTGAAGTGCATCCTCAATTTTATATACTTTTTGTTTTTCTTTTTCTTCGTTTTCAATTACGAATAAATCACCAGGTATTTCCGGTTTATTACGTTGCTTGGTTAAATCGCCATACAACGAGTTGTTCTCCGCTTCCTTATTCTGAATTTCTTTATTCTCCTGCCCGTCCGGGAATAACTGATAATTTTTTTCCATAAATAATAATGTTTTAGAATATATAATAAATTGTTAAAGCGTAAAAAAATATTTTTTTGAGTGAAAAAAAGGACGGCTAAATTATATAAAGTCGGCCCTCAATACAAGGCAATTTTATTAACAAAACAGGGTATTTTATTAACTTCGCACGGAAATGTTTGATAACAAGAAAATTAAAATAAATAGAAAAAAATTACAGTTTTTTCTTGCTCCAAATAAGTTTATTTGCAAACCCAAGCCGGTTGTCTGTTAATTTAATGAAATTGACATCAATACTCCAAAAAGGAGTATTTTTTAGGAAAGGTTTTGCGTAGGGAAATTTTTTCAGATATAATTTATTTCCGGCTATTAATTCTTCTTCGCGAAGTTCTTTTATTGTGCCTGTAAATTGTATGCCTCTTATTTTTCCAATGATTTTTGTTTCAAGAGCAATGGTTCCGGCCACAGACGGATGCTGAACAGCATGCCGAATATGCGTTGTGTCATATTCTGATGTGAAAATAAATGTATTATTTTGCTCGGCATATACATAAAAGCACGTTGCGCAATAGGGCAGGTTGTTTTCAGCTGTTGCCAGTGTGAAAATGTGATGTTTTTTTATGAATCGAACAATATGTTTGTCAGGGGCTTCCATCCTCATGCATCATGTAAAGGCTTGCATTTCGCATAATTTAAAATAGGCGCCTTTGAGTTCAGTAAGTTCGGCATGAGTGCCTCTTTCAATGATATTGCCGCGTTGTAAAACTATAATTTCATCGGCATATTTTACGGTGGAAAGACGATGGGCAATCACCAGTGATGTTCGGTTTTGCATCAGCTTGTATAAGGCATCCTGCACCAGCCTTTCTGACTCGGTATCCAGCGAGGATGTGGCTTCATCAAGTATCATAACGGGAGGATTTCTTAGCACTGCGCGGGCTATGCTTAAGCGTTGTTTTTGCCCGCCTGAAAGTTTTATGCCGCGATCGCCGATATTTGTCTGATAGCCTTTATCCATCTCCATAATAAAATCATGAGCGTTGGCAATCTGTGCGGCTTGAATCACGTTTTCTTCAGTAACATCGTCAAGCCCGAATGCAATATTATTAAAAACCGTGTCGTTAAAAAGGATTGTTTCCTGTGTTACAATTCCCATAAGCTGTCGCAAATCAGATATTACATAGTCTTTAACATTAACACCATCCATAATAATCTCTCCCGAAGTGCAGTCGTAAAATCGTGGCAGCAGGTCTGCCATCGTTGATTTTCCGGAACCCGAGTGTCCGACGATAGCAAGCGTTTTCCCCTTTTCTATTACCAGATTAATGTTATGAAGCACTTCCTCTTTTTCATAAGTAAAGCAAACATTATTATATATGATGCTTTTATTAAAATTTTTAATGGCGAGAGCATCGGGTTTTTCAGTAATTACTTCTTCGGCAATAAGCACTTGCTCGATACGCTCTACCGAAGCAGCGCCTTTCTGTATATTTGAATATGCATCCGTAAATGATTTAACCGGATTGATAAGTTGCGAAAACATCACAAGATAAGTAATAAATACTGACGCGCTAAGGGTTGAGGATTCGGATGAAAGTATCAGTGTACCTCCGTATAGTAAAACGGCTCCTACAACAATTATTGCCATGAATTCACTCAGCGGGGAGGCGAGGTCGCGTTTGCGGAAAAGCCTTACCATCAGCCTTGTGTAGTCCTTGTTAAGTTTTTTAAATCTGAAGAAAATGTTGTCTATGGCGTTAAATGCCTTAATAATTCTGAGTCCGCCTAAAGTTTCTTCAATGTTTGAAAGCAGGTCGCCCATTCTTGCCTGCCCTTTTTCGGAGGTTCTGCGCAGACTGCTTCCAATCTTTGCAATGATAAAACCGCTGACAGGAAAAAGAACCAGCACGAACAATGTCAGGTGAGGGCTTATCAGCGACATTGAAACAAGGTATGTAACAATAGCAATGGGTTCTCTGAAAATCATCTCAAGAGAAGTCATAATCGTCCATTGTACTTCCTGCACGTCATTCGTCATGCGCGAGATAATGTCGCCCTTGCGTTGTTCGGTATAATAAGCCAGGGGCAGAATAAGTATTTGTCCGTACAAGGCATTGCGAATATCCTGAACAACCCCGTTGCGTACGGGTGCGAGAAAATACATGGCAAGGTAACGAAACAAATTTTTAAGGAAAAATAATATAATAATAGCAATACATATATAAACAAGCGCGGTGAATGCTCCGTTTTCCTGAATAACATTGCTTACCCAATGGTAAAAATTCAATTTAATGGAGTCTGCATCCAGCGACAATGGTGGTGCATCATATACGGGTTCAACCTGCTTAAAAAGAATGTTAAGCATGGGGATGAACAGCACAAAAGAAACAACAGAAAAAATAACGGAAAGAATGTTGAAAAACACAGTTAATGCAGCTGGGCGCCAGTAAGGCCTTACAAACCGAAGTATCTTCCCGAGCTTTTTCATGCTGCAAAAGTAATATTAATTCTGTATAACGTCAGGTGTAATAAAACATTGCAGCCTCTGTCGTGATATTATCACGTTTCTGTGAAGTAACAGTTACTTTGTATATTCTATTACGTCAGCAGAAACAGTAACAGACAGGGTGTTTTTATTTTCTGTGGCTTCTATAATTACATTGCATAATACCCTGCTGTCTTTTAATTCAATACCGGCTTTTTTTGCTTTATTAATAAGGTCGGTTTTGGCTTCAGATACTATGCCTTCCTCTCCGATAATATTAACTCTCATCTTAGGCTCGGAAGCAGTTCCGGAAAAGCTCCCCAGGTATTTAAAATTTTGACCGGACAGATTAACACTCGTTCCATTCATATTTGAATAAATGCCGTGATACAAAGTTGCTTTGCATCCGGTAAGGCCAACAATAACTAAAAAAACTAATAATATTTTTTTCATAGCAATATTGTTTTGGTTTTCCTACTCTTATGGCTTTTCGGTTACGCCCCCGATATATATACTGAACGGGATAGAAATGTTTGTTATTTGTTTGAATTTCAAATATACAAAAATAATAAATGCAATAAAGGTAACATTCTAAAAATAAAATCATAAACTTAAAAATGAACAATTACGATAATTTTTTCAGGATATTTAAAGTGGGTCCACATCAATACTGACGATGACAGAGGAAAATTTTTTGTTCATTTCGAGAATCATCTGCATCACTCTTTCTTTATGTTTTTGAACCTGACCGTCTTTGTCAAGTTTTAAAAGAATATTTTTCAGGTATAAGTTTCTAATTTTCGAAACCATCGGATATTCAGGCCCTATGACTTTTTTATGAAAAAGGAGGCGCAGGTTATGCGTAAGATATGCTGCAGCTGCATTCAGTATATCGGTATCTTTATGTTTTAGGGTTAGTTGTATCAAGCGAGTAAAAGGAGGATAATTAAATTGTCTGCGTTGAATCAACTGCTGGTTAAACATGGCTGTATAGTTATGTTGCAAAGCCAGTTGTATCATAGGGTGGTCAGGAGTGAATGTTTGTATAACAACTTTGCCGCGTTTGCTGCGTCTTCCGGCACGCCCGCTAACCTGTGCCATCAGTTGAAAACTGCGTTCATGTGCCCGGAAGTCGGGATAGGAAAGCATTTGGTCGGCATTTAAAATACCTACGACACTCACATTGTCGAAGTCAAGGCCTTTAGTTACCATTTGTGTCCCTATTAAAATCTGAGTTTTGCGGTCTTCAAAATCGTTGAGTATCTGATGATAGGCATATTTATTTCGTGTGGAGTCCAGATCCATACGGGCGATATTCACTCCGGGAAAAACCATGGCAGTTTCTTCTTCAATGCGTTCAGTTCCAAAGCCCTTGGTGTGAATATTTGTGCTTTTACATGCAGGGCATTCATGGGGAACATTAGTAGAATAACCGCAATAGTGGCACTTTAATAAGTTTGCATGTTTGTGATAAATTAATGTAACATCACAGTATTTGCATTGGGGAATCCAATTGCAGTCGTTACATTCAATTCGGGTAGAATAGCCGCGGCGGTTTTGGAAAAGAATGACCTGCTCTTTATTCTTTAATGCTTGTTTAATTAAATCAAAAAGTTCTATGGAGAAGTATGATTTCATTCGTTTTTGCCGGCTTTGTTCTTTGATGTTGGCAATAGTAATTTCCGGCAATTCAATGTCCCCGTATCTTTTGTGCAATTCCGCCAATCCATATTTTGATGTAATGGTATTATGATATGTTTCAAGAGCCGGTGTGGCAGACCCAAGCAATACTTTGGCTCCATAAAGCTGAGCAAGGTAAATGGCAGCATCACGGGCATTGTAATGCGGGGGTGGA
It includes:
- a CDS encoding T9SS type A sorting domain-containing protein produces the protein MKKVSILFLFVFCGMISYAQNNLSGLSNIAFSEIKSTLPDSPKTALDFTDTLIYPMFKATDFSFFLVADNPSYCISVGQYFDCPQAVTVKGAVFYGVAYMVPTVNVTVELFLAGPDSLPTGTALASKTMSVDSVQAHVHRLAMFDTPQAVTQPYVVTVTCPSITFPFIIGASDPAANDGQGEWLAVIKQSGVWKKSKQFSGGAKDFDFYIAPVVEYDIADVTFSMDSTCITDDGEIIDFNLINSGIFQERMYNYNAAVDSAIYQFAWNFGDTADTIFGMDTSHQYAVASPYVVRLGYYYRGWYNFVAPAIVQKNLPTCLTPDVSDTLLYPAFKTTSYNYFEVTYDSSKCISVGQYYNCPQTLDVMGVVFYGLSYPDSIIDVTVELYLAGPDSLPLGPALVSQTFEVDSFQAHVHRVLMFSTPQTVDQPYVITITYEDSVSSFIIITSDTATNDGQGEWLALIKQPADSAYKKSQHFSGGAKDIDFLILPVVKYDLAGVTFSMDLACLNSDGDSVNFILDCPDIYKDRMYNSYAAADSAKYQFAWNFGDTQDTIYALDTSHIYETLGAYTINLGYGFAGWYNFILPQITSQYLDICTGVTNINSDDIIIYPNPANDFIYIENAENTSVEIYNLLGAIVISKSITQNRELFSLDGLTKGSYLIKVTDSSGLINRKVVFIKL
- a CDS encoding DUF3108 domain-containing protein; amino-acid sequence: MKTKIVLSVMAVFIASLSFAQLRVETNNAFERGEYLNYKAYYHSVLTGEVVAGNCSFEVKKEDKKINNRSTYHIEVIGKTKGVFNWFFKVIDRYETYIDEIALVPWLFMRRVNEGGYIINQDITFNQLKNVAHFVDNKTTRTADVPTPDNIHDLLSAIYYCRTMDVQKMGANEDFKVKFMLDDTVYSTKVIYLGKETLVTSIGKIRCIKLKPQVLTGTVFKDPYPVTLWVSDDANKLPILGESEILVGKVKMELIDYRNLKNPFTARVK
- a CDS encoding isoaspartyl peptidase/L-asparaginase, producing the protein MKKALLFSYVFLLTIFAHAQADTSSAQKYALVIHGGAGNITPDNISEEKEKAYTLALTKALLIGDSILKNNGTAMDAVEYVIRYMEDCPLFNAGKGAVYTSDGTIELDASVMDGKTSKAGAVAGVKTIKNPVSAARLVMEKTPHVFLIGSGADKFAADEGLDIVDSSYFYTEERWKQYKGKSSPENKKGTVGAVALDINGNLAAGTSTGGMSNKKYGRVGDSPVIGAGTYANNLTCAVSCTGHGEYFIRNVVAYDVSAIMQYAKLSLQEATETIILDKLKKQGAEGGLIGIDNKGNYVMIFNTAGMFRGYINSEGHKEVMLYGSN
- a CDS encoding pyridoxamine 5'-phosphate oxidase family protein, with the translated sequence MRMEAPDKHIVRFIKKHHIFTLATAENNLPYCATCFYVYAEQNNTFIFTSEYDTTHIRHAVQHPSVAGTIALETKIIGKIRGIQFTGTIKELREEELIAGNKLYLKKFPYAKPFLKNTPFWSIDVNFIKLTDNRLGFANKLIWSKKKL
- a CDS encoding adenosylcobalamin-dependent ribonucleoside-diphosphate reductase yields the protein MEKNYQLFPDGQENKEIQNKEAENNSLYGDLTKQRNKPEIPGDLFVIENEEKEKQKVYKIEDALQQTIEYFKGDTLAADVWINKYALKNSEGELLECTPDDMHRRIASEIARIEKKYPNPVSEDIIFELLRDFRYIIPQGSPMAGIGNKYQISSLSNCFVIGNDTPADSYGGIMKVDQEQVQLMKRRGGVGHDLSHIRPQGSKVLNSALTSTGIVPFMERYSNSTREVAQDGRRGALMLSISIKHPDVEDFIDAKLEQGKVTGANVSVKIDDDFMHAVTSNNLYKQQYPIKSTNPKLSKEIEARKLWDKIIRNAWKSAEPGVLFWDTIIRESVPDCYNDLGFTTVSTNPCGEIPLCPYDSCRLLAINLYSYVENPFTDEAYFNSDLFNKHVFYAQRIMDDIIDLETEKIDAILAKINADPEDEETKRIESILWKKIKAKTMQGRRTGIGITAEGDMLAALGCRYGSEEAIQFSVEVHKQLAIVAYRSSVFLAQERGAFPVYNKEKEKNNPFIQRIKEAAPMVYDEMEKHGRRNIALLTIAPTGTVSICTQTTSGIEPAYKVNYKRRRKVNPNDKNANINFVDQNNDSWEEYNVFHPKFLKWLKIKGYDVEQIKTYSDEELAPIIKKSPYYKATANDIDWIAKVKMQGAIQKWVDHSISVTVNVPKETTEEMVSKIYLTAWESGCKGVTIYRDGSRSGVLVSEGEKKEDACEFKETRAPQRPKRLDADIVYFQNAKEKWIAVVGHINNKPYEIFTGKAEDFYLPPYVEKGWVLKSKDDVDNTRYDFQYEDKQGYKTTVEGLSRSFDTEYWNYAKLISGILRHGMPLIYVVDLISNLRLDSDSINTWKNGVVRTLKKFIPNGTEAPGEKCSKCGQTTLIYTEGCLKCTSCGDAKCG